One Cervus canadensis isolate Bull #8, Minnesota chromosome 1, ASM1932006v1, whole genome shotgun sequence genomic window carries:
- the SRP68 gene encoding signal recognition particle subunit SRP68 gives MAAEKQVPGGGGGGGSSGGGSGGSGGGRTAGGEENKENERPSAGSKAHKEFGDSLSLEILQIIKESQQQHGLRHGDFQRYRGYCSRRQRRLRKTLNFKMGNRHKFTGKKVTEDLLTDNRYLLLVLMDAERAWSYAMQLKQEANTEPRKRFHLLSRLRKAVKHAEELERLCESNRVDAKTKLEAQAYTAYLSGMLRFEHQEWKAAIEAFNKCKTIYEKLASAFTEEQAVLYNQRVEEISPNIRYCAYNIGDQSAINELMQMRLRSGGTEGLLAEKLEALITQTRAKQAATMSEVEWRGRTVPVKIDKVRIFLLGLADNEAAIVQAESEETKERLFESMLSECRDAIQAVREELKSDQKQRDYTLDVESGKVSNLQYLHSYLTYIKLSTAIKRNENMAKGLQKALLQQQPDDDSKRAPRPQDLIRLYDIILQNLVELLQLPGLEEDRAFQKEIGLKTLVFKAYRCFFIAQSYVLVKKWSEALVLYDRVLKYADEVNSDAGAFKNSLKDLPDVQELITQVRSEKCSLQAAAILDANDAHQTETSSQVKDNKPLVERFETFCLDPSLVTKQASLVHFPPGFQPIPCKPLFFDLALNHVAFPPLEDKLEQKTKSGLTGYIKGIFGFRS, from the exons ATGGCTGCTGAGAAGCAGGTTCCcggaggcggcggcggaggcggcaGTAGCGGCGGGGGCAGCGGCGGTAGTGGTGGTGGACGTACCGCCGGAGGagaggaaaataaggaaaacGAGCGGCCTTCGGCTGGCTCGAAGGCACACAAAGAATTCGGGGATAGCCTGAGTTTGGAGA TTCTTCAGATTATAAAGGAATCTCAGCAGCAGCATGGCTTACGGCATGGAGACTTTCAGAGGTACAG GGGCTACTGTTCACGTAGACAAAGACGTCTTCGGAAAACACTCAACTTTAAGATGGGGAACAGGCACAAATTCACAGGGAAAAAAGTAACTGAAGATCTTCTGACTGATAACAG ATACTTGCTTCTGGTTCTGATGGATGCTGAGAGAGCCTGGAGCTATGCTATGCAGCTCAAGCAGGAAGCCAACACCGAGCCCCGAAAACGGTTCCACTTGTTGTCTCGCCTACGCAAAGCTGTGAAGCATGCCGAGGAGTTGGAACGCCTGTGTGAGAGCAATCGTGTGGATGCCAAGACCAAGCTGGAGGCTCAG GCTTACACAGCTTACCTCTCAGGAATGCTGCGGTTCGAACATCAAGAGTGGAAAGCCGCCATTGAGGCTTTTAATAAATGCAA GACTATCTACGAGAAGCTGGCCAGCGCCTTCACAGAAGAGCAGGCTGTGCTGTACAACCAGCGGGTGGAGGAGATCTCGCCCAACATCCGCTACTGCGCCTACAACATCG ggGACCAGTCGGCTATCAATGAACTCATGCAGATGAGATTGAGGTCTGGGGGTACTGAGGGTCTCCTGGCTGAAAAATTGGAG GCATTGATCACTCAGACTCGAGCCAAGCAGGCAGCCACCATGAGTGAAGTGGAATGGAGGGGCAGGACGGTTCCCGTGAAGATCGACAAAGTGAGGATCTTTTTACTGGGTTTGGCTGACAACGAGGCCGCCATCGTCCAG GCTGAGAGTGAAGAAACCAAGGAGCGTCTGTTTGAATCCATGCTCAGTGAGTGTCGGGACGCCATCCAGGCCGTGCGGGAAGAGCTCAAGTCAGATCAG aAACAGAGAGATTATACCCTAGATGTGGAGTCGGGGAAGGTATCTAATCTTCAGTACCTGCACAG CTACCTGACTTACATCAAGCTGTCAACAGCGATTAAGCGGAACGAGAACATGGCTAAAGGGCTGCAGAAGGCCCTGCTGCAGCAGCAGCCGGACGATGACAGCAAGCGCGCCCCTCGGCCCCAGGACCTGATCCGGCTCTATGACATCATTCTGCAG AATCTGGTGGAATTGCTCCAGCTTCCTGGCTTAGAGGAGGACAGAGCCTTCCAGAAAGAAATAGGCCTCAAAACTCTGGTCTTCAAGGCTTACAG GTGTTTCTTCATTGCTCAGTCCTACGTGCTGGTGAAGAAGTGGAGTGAAGCCCTTGTCCTATATGACAGGGTCCTGAAATACGCAGATGAAGTGAATTCCGACGCCGGGGCCTTCAAGAACAGCCTCAAG GACCTGCCGGACGTGCAGGAGCTCATCACACAAGTGAGGTCGGAGAAGTGCTCCCTGCAGGCAGCCGCGATCCTGG ATGCAAATGATGCCCACCAAACAGAAACCTCTTCCCAAGTCAAGGACAATAAG CCCCTGGTTGAACGGTTTGAGACCTTCTGCCTGGACCCTTCCCTTGTCACCAAGCAAGCCAGCCTGGTGCACTTCCCGCCGGGATTCCAGCCCATCCCCTGCAAACCTTTGTTCTTTGACCTGGCCCTCAACCATGTGGCTTTCCCACCCCTTGAGGACAAGTTGGAGCAGAAGACCAAGAGTGGCCTCACCGGATACATCAAGGGCATCTTTGGATTCAGGAGCTAA
- the GALR2 gene encoding LOW QUALITY PROTEIN: galanin receptor type 2 (The sequence of the model RefSeq protein was modified relative to this genomic sequence to represent the inferred CDS: inserted 1 base in 1 codon), producing MNGSGGLDTEDTSEAGGGGSGQPEAVIVPTLFALIFLVGTVGNALVLAVLLRGGQAVSTTNLFILNLGVADLCFILCCVPFQATIYTLDDWVFGSLLCKAVHFLIFLTMHASSFTLAAVSLDRYLAIRYPLHSRELRTPRNAMAAIGLIWGLSLLFSGPYLSYYRQSRLANLTVCHPAWSAPRRRAMDLCTFVFSYLLPVLVLGLTYARTLRYLWRAVDPVAAGSGARRAKRKVTRMIIIVAALFCLCWMPHHALILCVWFGRFPLTRATYALRILSHLVSYANSCVNPIVYALVSKHFRRGFREICAGLLRRAPRRASGRVCVAPRGPHGGSVLERESTDLTHVSEAAGXLCPCAGASPRPVIQPRPRPVLEGPRGILTVNLT from the exons ATGAATGGCTCGGGTGGCCTGGACACCGAGGACACGAGCGAGGCGGGAGGCGGGGGCAGCGGGCAGCCTGAGGCGGTCATCGTGCCCACGCTCTTTGCGCTCATCTTCCTCGTGGGCACCGTAGGCAACGCACTGGTGCTGGCCGTGCTGCTTCGCGGTGGCCAGGCGGTCAGCACCACCAACCTGTTCATCCTCAATCTGGGCGTGGCCGACCTCTGTTTCATCCTATGCTGCGTGCCCTTCCAGGCCACCATCTACACCCTGGACGACTGGGTGTTTGGGTCGCTGCTTTGCAAGGCGGTGCACTTCCTCATCTTCCTCACCATGCACGCCAGCAGCTTCACGCTGGCCGCCGTCTCCCTGGACCG GTATCTGGCCATCCGCTATCCACTGCACTCCCGCGAGTTGCGCACGCCTCGCAACGCGATGGCGGCCATCGGTCTCATCTGGGGGCTCTCACTGCTCTTCTCCGGGCCGTACCTGAGTTACTACCGCCAGTCCCGGTTAGCCAACCTGACCGTGTGCCACCCGGCGTGGAGCGCGCCGCGCCGCCGCGCCATGGACCTCTGCACCTTTGTCTTCAGCTATCTGCTGCCGGTCCTGGTGCTCGGCCTGACCTACGCGCGCACCTTGCGCTACCTCTGGCGCGCCGTCGACCCGGTGGCTGCCGGCTCGGGGGCCCGGCGCGCCAAGCGTAAAGTGACACGTATGATCATCATCGTGGCCGCACTCTTCTGCCTCTGCTGGATGCCTCACCACGCGCTGATCCTCTGCGTGTGGTTCGGCCGCTTCCCTCTTACGCGCGCCACTTACGCGCTGCGTATCCTCTCGCACCTGGTCTCCTACGCCAACTCCTGCGTCAACCCCATCGTCTACGCTCTCGTCTCCAAGCACTTCCGCAGGGGTTTCCGAGAGATCTGCGCGGGCCTACTGCGCCGCGCCCCACGCAGAGCCTCGGGCCGCGTGTGCGTCGCGCCCCGGGGCCCCCACGGCGGCAGCGTGCTGGAGCGCGAGTCCACTGACCTGACGCACGTGAGCGAGGCCGCTG CCCTCTGCCCCTGTGCCGGCGCCTCCCCGCGGCCAGTCATCCAGCCCCGTCCCCGACCTGTCCTGGAGGGACCCAGAGGCATCTTGACAGTTAATTTGACCTGA
- the ZACN gene encoding zinc-activated ligand-gated ion channel, translating into MALRLLLHLAFLGLGTTQPLAHQQGFSAPAFDWPSFSNLNSPQEVPDPIQIPSNGSKPLVVDVHVFVSNVFNVDILRYTVSSTLLLRLSWLDTRLALNSTGHQQNTVTLPWDVLWMPRLTVREALWVNWQDKNPQARVDRDGRIEFHLALTTETNCDFELFHFPRDQSDCHLSFFAFSSTVTELEFQVHAVNEIVSVKREFMVQDLKIQIPSQQLVPCFQVTLRLQNTALKAILTLLVPGEALLLADLCGGLLPLQTERIAYKVTLLLSYLVFHSSMMQALPSSSSCNPLLVYYFTVLLLLLFVSTTETVLLAGLLARGNLRAEDSCNPVLNGEQQDHGKPGPNPEEAPGAGKGSRRSWAEAADHIFFQVYVVGVACSQFIFIVLWMWATCKSDPAPGAAAPHGGQPRL; encoded by the exons ATGGCCCTGCGGCTCCTGCTCCATCTCGCCTTCCTCGGGCTGGGAACCACTCAGCCTTTGGCTCATCAGCAGGGCTTTAGCGCACCAGCGTTTG ACTGGCCATCCTTCTCCAACCTCAACTCGCCCCAGGAGGTTCCGGATCCCATCCAGATTCCGAGCAACGGAAGCAAGCCCCTGGTGGTGGATGTGCATGTGTTCGTGTCCAACGTGTTTAACGTG GACATCCTCCGGTACACAGTGTCCTCCACGTTGCTGCTTCGGCTG TCCTGGCTGGACACACGCCTGGCCTTGAACTCAACTGGGCACCAGCAGAACACAGTCACGCTGCCCTGGGACGTGCTCTGGATGCCGAGACTCACTGTTCGGGAGGC CCTCTGGGTGAACTGGCAGGACAAGAACCCGCAGGCCCGAGTAGACAGGGACGGCCGCATCGAGTTCCACCTGGCCCTCACCACGGAGACCAACTGCGACTTTGAGCTCTTCCACTTCCCCAGGGACCAGAGCGACTGCCACCTCAGCTTCTTCGCTTTCAGCAGCACTG TGACGGAGCTGGAGTTCCAAGTCCACGCGGTGAACGAGATTGTGAGTGTCAAGAGGGAGTTCATGGTTCAGGATCTGAAAATCCAAATCCCATCCCAGCAGCTGGTACCCTGCTTCCAGGTGACG TTGCGCCTGCAGAACACAGCGCTAAAGGCCATCTTAACGCTCCTGGTCCCCGGGGAGGCGCTGCTGTTGGCTGACCTGTGTGGGGGGCTGCTGCCCCTCCAGACTGAGCGCATCGCCTACAAGGTGACCCTGCTTCTGAGCTACCTTGTCTTCCACTCCTCCATGATGCAGGCcctgcccagctcctcctcctgcaACCCGCTGCTAG TTTACTACTTCAccgtcctgctgctgctgctctttgTCAGCACCACCGAGACTGTGCTATTGGCCGGGCTCCTGGCCCGGGGCAACCTCAGGGCAGAGGACAGCTGCAATCCAGTGCTGAATGGGGAGCAGCAAGACCATGGGAAGCCAGGGCCTAACCCTgaag AAGCCCCCGGAGCAGGGAAGGGGTCCAGGAGGAGCTGGGCTGAGGCTGCTGACCACATCTTCTTCCAGGTGTATGTGGTGGGGGTGGCGTGTAGCCAGTTCATCTTCATTGTGCTCTGGATGTGGGCGACGTGCAAGTCCGACCCAGCCCCTGGAGCGGCTGCACCCCATGGCGGGCAGCCCAGGCTGTAA